A section of the Bradyrhizobium oligotrophicum S58 genome encodes:
- the acuI gene encoding acrylyl-CoA reductase (NADPH) — MGTFKAIRIDKADKGTTATLTQFDEAELMDGDVTVKVEWSALNYKDGLALTGKAPVVRRFPMIAGIDFAGTVEQSSHPAWKPGDAVICTGWGMGETHLGAYAEKARVKGDWLVGLPQGLSARDAMAIGTAGFTAMLAVLALEKHGLTPASGPVVVTGAAGGVGSVAIAVLARLGYHVIASTGRLAEGDYLKSLGAAEIIDRNELSAPAKPLGKERWAGGIDSVGSHTLANLLAMTRYGGAIAACGLAAGMDLPSSVAPFILRGVCLLGIDSVMCPLPARKAAWQRLAADLDRGKLSEITHEIELDQVASLGPQILAGQVRGRTVVRIS, encoded by the coding sequence GTGGGAACGTTCAAGGCGATCCGGATCGACAAGGCCGACAAGGGGACGACCGCCACACTGACGCAGTTCGACGAAGCCGAACTGATGGACGGCGACGTCACGGTCAAGGTCGAATGGTCGGCGCTGAACTACAAGGACGGTCTGGCGCTGACCGGGAAGGCGCCGGTGGTCCGCCGCTTTCCGATGATCGCCGGCATCGATTTCGCCGGCACGGTCGAGCAGTCCAGCCATCCGGCCTGGAAGCCGGGCGACGCCGTGATCTGCACCGGCTGGGGCATGGGCGAGACTCATCTCGGCGCCTATGCCGAGAAGGCCCGGGTCAAGGGCGACTGGCTGGTCGGCTTGCCGCAGGGCCTGTCGGCGCGCGACGCCATGGCGATCGGCACCGCCGGCTTCACGGCCATGCTCGCGGTGCTGGCCCTGGAGAAGCATGGGCTGACGCCGGCCAGCGGCCCGGTGGTGGTGACGGGAGCGGCCGGCGGCGTCGGCTCGGTCGCGATCGCGGTGCTCGCCAGGCTCGGCTATCACGTGATCGCCTCGACCGGGCGGCTGGCGGAAGGGGACTATCTCAAGTCGCTCGGGGCCGCCGAAATCATCGATCGCAACGAGCTGTCCGCGCCGGCCAAGCCGCTGGGCAAGGAGCGCTGGGCGGGCGGGATCGACAGCGTCGGCTCCCATACGCTCGCCAACCTGCTGGCGATGACCAGATATGGCGGCGCAATCGCGGCCTGCGGTCTTGCCGCCGGCATGGACCTGCCGTCCTCGGTCGCGCCCTTCATTCTGCGCGGCGTGTGCCTTCTGGGCATCGATTCCGTGATGTGTCCGCTGCCGGCCCGCAAGGCCGCCTGGCAGCGCCTCGCCGCCGATTTGGATCGCGGAAAACTATCTGAAATCACTCATGAAATCGAGTTGGACCAAGTCGCCTCGCTGGGCCCGCAGATCCTCGCCGGCCAAGTCCGCGGCCGCACGGTGGTAAGAATATCCTGA
- a CDS encoding DUF6894 family protein: MSLYFFRISQGRYSGAADQPYEFANRETAWNELTAVCSDLIGGISKSLQQGAEWQMELLDEAKQPVFRIRLVSEAVG; the protein is encoded by the coding sequence ATGTCGCTTTATTTCTTCCGTATCAGCCAGGGCCGCTATTCGGGCGCTGCTGATCAGCCTTACGAGTTTGCCAACCGGGAGACCGCCTGGAACGAGCTGACTGCGGTTTGTTCGGACCTGATCGGGGGGATCTCGAAGAGCCTGCAGCAGGGAGCAGAGTGGCAGATGGAGCTGCTGGACGAAGCCAAGCAGCCGGTGTTCCGTATCCGCCTGGTCTCGGAAGCCGTCGGCTGA
- a CDS encoding MFS transporter: protein MSIQTGDLGTASPTQSWRTPLVIIVCGCAIALLSFGPRSSLGFFVQPMSREFAWGRDVFALAVAVQNLLWGLGQPLAGAIADRFGVMRVICVGALLYAGGLLMMRYSTTPLSLNVGAGVLVGFGLSGCSFNLILSAFSKLLPPERRGLALGAGTAAGSLGQFLFAPFGVALIDQFGWQSALMVFATLMLFIVPLSSAVATPPAAEAKPSEAEQQSFTTALMEAFGHRSYVLLVLGFFTCGFQLAFITVHLPAFLVDRGLSAQTGGWVIAAIGLFNIIGSLSVGWLQSRLPKRYILSFIYFTRALATLAFISFPVTPATAIAFGAVSGLAWLSTVPPTSSLVAIMFGTRWLATLYGFAFVSHQVGGFLGVWLGGIVFERYGSYTPIWWLSILFGVLSALINLPIVEKPVARAVPAT from the coding sequence ATGTCGATACAGACCGGCGATCTCGGCACGGCCTCTCCGACCCAGAGCTGGCGCACGCCGCTGGTCATCATCGTGTGCGGCTGCGCCATTGCGCTGCTGAGCTTCGGTCCGCGCTCGAGCCTCGGCTTCTTCGTGCAGCCGATGAGCCGTGAATTCGCCTGGGGACGCGATGTGTTCGCGCTCGCAGTGGCAGTGCAGAACCTGCTGTGGGGGCTCGGTCAGCCGCTCGCCGGTGCGATCGCTGATCGTTTCGGCGTGATGCGCGTGATCTGTGTCGGCGCGCTGCTCTATGCCGGCGGCCTGCTGATGATGCGCTATTCGACGACGCCATTGTCGCTGAACGTCGGCGCCGGCGTGCTGGTCGGCTTCGGCCTTTCCGGCTGCTCGTTCAACCTCATTTTGTCGGCGTTCAGCAAGCTGCTGCCGCCGGAGCGGCGCGGCCTTGCACTCGGTGCGGGCACCGCGGCCGGCTCGCTCGGCCAGTTCCTGTTCGCGCCCTTCGGCGTGGCGCTGATCGATCAGTTCGGCTGGCAGAGCGCGTTGATGGTGTTCGCGACCTTGATGCTGTTCATCGTGCCGTTGTCATCAGCGGTCGCGACGCCGCCGGCCGCCGAGGCCAAGCCGTCCGAGGCCGAGCAGCAGTCGTTCACGACGGCGCTGATGGAAGCGTTCGGCCACCGCTCCTACGTGCTGCTGGTGCTCGGCTTCTTCACCTGTGGCTTCCAGCTCGCCTTCATCACCGTGCATCTGCCGGCGTTCCTGGTCGACCGCGGCCTGTCGGCCCAGACCGGCGGTTGGGTGATCGCGGCGATCGGGCTGTTCAACATCATCGGCTCGCTCAGCGTCGGCTGGCTGCAGAGCCGGCTGCCGAAGCGCTACATCCTGTCCTTCATCTATTTCACCCGCGCGCTGGCGACGCTCGCCTTCATCTCGTTCCCGGTGACGCCGGCCACCGCGATCGCCTTCGGGGCTGTCTCCGGTCTCGCCTGGCTCTCGACCGTGCCGCCGACCTCGTCGCTGGTCGCGATCATGTTCGGCACGCGCTGGCTCGCCACGCTGTATGGCTTCGCCTTCGTCAGCCACCAAGTCGGCGGCTTCCTCGGCGTCTGGCTCGGCGGCATCGTGTTCGAGCGCTACGGCTCGTATACGCCGATCTGGTGGCTCTCGATCCTGTTCGGCGTGCTCTCGGCGCTGATCAACCTGCCCATCGTCGAGAAGCCGGTGGCGCGCGCCGTTCCCGCGACCTGA
- a CDS encoding L-aspartate oxidase: protein MDHDQIETSGHVVIVGAGIAGLFCALKLAPQPVTLISATPLGEDCFGATMQADIAAAVASGDSPESHAADMIAAGAGLVDESAALGLARDAAARIEDLLRLGVAFDRDHGGGLATSRAAAHSARRILSVRGDFTGQAIVAALTDAVRATPSVRVVEGYVADALLTENGAVRGLQLRPADDDAGAPVLIAAPAVVLATGGIGHLFAATTNPVHANGIGLAIAARAGAVIADPEFVQFHPTAMMTGHDPAAVVSESLRGAGAILINRRGQRFMLPRHPLVDLAPRDTVARGVMAEIIAGRGAFVDARDVLDEDVAERYPMLHRACVAAGLDPTRQPIPVAPAAHFHMGGIAIDACGRTSIEGLWAAGEVAATATDGANHIAGNALLAALVFAARIAEDVSGRTFAEASTLQHVAFAASPGGCPGFAEKTLREMMTAQLGVIREEERVAEAIVAIARMERDGGSPRLRNMASAALLIATAAWSRRESRGAHCRADCPAENPSFAQRTMTTLAAAREIADELAARPTARQSRPLSA from the coding sequence ATGGACCACGACCAGATCGAGACCTCAGGCCATGTCGTGATCGTCGGCGCCGGCATTGCGGGACTGTTCTGCGCACTGAAGCTCGCACCCCAGCCGGTCACCTTGATCTCCGCGACACCGCTCGGCGAGGATTGTTTCGGCGCGACGATGCAGGCCGACATCGCGGCAGCGGTCGCGTCCGGTGACAGTCCAGAATCCCATGCCGCCGACATGATCGCGGCGGGTGCCGGCCTTGTCGACGAGAGCGCGGCGCTCGGCCTTGCCCGTGATGCGGCGGCGCGGATCGAGGACCTGCTGCGCCTCGGCGTCGCGTTCGATCGCGATCACGGCGGCGGACTGGCGACCTCCCGCGCCGCTGCGCATTCAGCGCGGCGAATCCTGAGCGTTCGCGGCGATTTCACCGGACAGGCGATCGTCGCCGCCCTGACCGACGCCGTGCGTGCGACACCCTCGGTCCGCGTCGTCGAGGGCTATGTCGCCGACGCGCTGCTGACCGAGAACGGGGCCGTGCGCGGCCTGCAGCTGCGCCCGGCCGATGATGATGCGGGCGCGCCGGTGCTGATCGCCGCGCCAGCCGTCGTCCTGGCGACCGGCGGCATCGGGCATTTGTTCGCTGCGACCACCAACCCCGTTCATGCCAACGGCATCGGCCTTGCGATCGCCGCGCGAGCCGGCGCCGTCATCGCCGACCCCGAATTCGTGCAGTTCCATCCAACTGCGATGATGACGGGTCATGATCCGGCGGCCGTGGTCAGCGAGAGCCTGCGCGGCGCTGGCGCCATCCTGATCAACCGGCGCGGCCAGCGCTTCATGCTGCCGCGGCATCCGCTGGTCGATCTGGCGCCGCGTGATACCGTGGCCCGCGGCGTCATGGCCGAAATCATCGCCGGGCGCGGAGCCTTCGTCGACGCCCGCGACGTCCTCGACGAAGATGTCGCGGAGCGCTATCCGATGCTGCACCGGGCCTGCGTCGCCGCCGGACTCGATCCGACGCGGCAGCCGATTCCGGTGGCGCCGGCGGCGCATTTCCACATGGGCGGCATCGCAATCGATGCCTGCGGCCGCACCTCCATCGAGGGACTATGGGCGGCCGGCGAGGTGGCGGCGACCGCAACCGATGGCGCCAATCACATCGCGGGCAACGCGCTGCTCGCCGCTTTGGTGTTCGCCGCGCGGATTGCCGAGGACGTGTCGGGCAGGACGTTCGCCGAAGCCTCCACCCTGCAGCACGTTGCATTCGCCGCTTCGCCCGGCGGCTGCCCGGGCTTCGCGGAGAAGACGCTGCGTGAGATGATGACGGCGCAGCTTGGCGTCATCCGCGAGGAGGAGCGCGTGGCCGAAGCGATCGTCGCGATTGCCAGGATGGAGCGCGACGGCGGCAGTCCGAGGCTGCGCAACATGGCGAGTGCAGCGCTGCTGATCGCGACCGCGGCCTGGAGTCGGCGCGAGAGCCGCGGCGCGCATTGCCGCGCCGACTGCCCGGCGGAGAATCCGAGCTTCGCCCAGAGGACGATGACCACATTGGCCGCTGCGCGCGAGATCGCCGACGAGCTCGCGGCGCGGCCGACGGCACGGCAATCGCGGCCGCTGAGCGCGTAG
- a CDS encoding methyl-accepting chemotaxis protein: MSKLSIRTKIISVIAFMLLAMSGLGVLAVTSMQSINANTVDIANNWLPSVRAIGELRADINLLRIALRAHVMAETTEAKQAGEKRVNGILEAINKDRKTYEPMITSAEERAIYNSWVQAWEKYVVAVKQVMDESNKSVGRLPREATELLEKSAAAIARDADKYFIQDIEFNNKGADNATRQASESFSRAIWLVVSIIAAAIVAGIVVGFYLVQTVSQGIASIIKPMQELAKGDLSAEVTQRGEPTEIGAMADTLQVFKEALIAKKEADELAAHDAEAKIERGRRVDNITRQFEATIGEIVQTVSSASTELEHSAGALSSTATRSQEISTAVAAASEEASTNVQSVASATEELSSSITEISRQVQESARMATEAVDQARMTNDRVGELSKAAARIGDVVELINTIAGQTNLLALNATIEAARAGEAGRGFAVVASEVKALAEQTAKATDEIGQQVSGIQAATQESVGAIRAISTTIERLSEISSAIAAAVEEQGAATQEISRNVQQASAGTQQVSSNVVDVQRGATETGTASTHVLAAAQSLASDSDRLKREVATFLESVRAA; this comes from the coding sequence GTGTCCAAACTGTCCATCCGTACCAAGATCATTTCGGTCATCGCCTTCATGCTGCTGGCGATGTCCGGGCTCGGCGTGCTCGCCGTGACCAGCATGCAGTCGATCAATGCGAACACGGTCGACATCGCCAACAACTGGCTGCCCAGCGTGCGCGCGATCGGCGAGCTGCGCGCCGATATCAACCTGCTGCGCATTGCGCTGCGGGCGCATGTCATGGCCGAGACCACCGAGGCCAAGCAGGCCGGCGAGAAGCGGGTGAACGGCATCCTCGAAGCCATCAACAAGGACCGCAAGACCTACGAGCCGATGATCACGTCGGCCGAGGAGCGCGCGATCTACAACAGCTGGGTGCAGGCCTGGGAGAAGTACGTCGTCGCCGTCAAGCAGGTGATGGACGAGTCGAACAAGAGCGTCGGCCGGCTTCCGCGGGAGGCCACCGAGCTGCTGGAGAAGTCGGCTGCTGCGATCGCACGTGACGCGGACAAGTATTTCATCCAGGACATCGAGTTCAACAACAAGGGCGCCGACAATGCGACGCGGCAGGCGTCGGAGAGCTTCTCGCGTGCGATCTGGCTGGTCGTTTCGATCATCGCCGCCGCCATCGTCGCCGGCATCGTCGTCGGCTTCTACCTGGTGCAGACCGTCTCGCAGGGCATCGCTTCCATCATCAAGCCGATGCAGGAGCTCGCCAAGGGCGATCTGAGCGCGGAAGTCACGCAACGCGGCGAGCCCACCGAGATCGGCGCCATGGCGGATACGCTGCAGGTGTTCAAGGAAGCGCTGATCGCCAAGAAGGAGGCCGACGAGCTCGCGGCACACGATGCCGAGGCCAAGATCGAACGCGGCCGGCGCGTCGACAACATCACCCGTCAGTTCGAAGCGACCATCGGCGAGATCGTCCAGACGGTGTCGTCGGCCTCGACCGAGCTCGAGCACTCCGCGGGCGCGCTGTCGTCCACCGCGACGCGTTCGCAGGAAATCTCGACCGCGGTTGCGGCCGCCTCGGAGGAGGCCTCGACCAACGTGCAGTCGGTCGCGTCCGCGACGGAGGAGCTGTCCTCATCGATCACCGAGATCAGCCGCCAGGTGCAGGAATCGGCCCGCATGGCTACCGAAGCCGTGGACCAGGCGCGCATGACCAATGATCGTGTCGGCGAGCTGAGCAAGGCGGCCGCGCGCATCGGCGATGTGGTCGAGCTGATCAATACGATCGCGGGCCAGACCAACCTGCTGGCGCTGAATGCGACCATCGAGGCGGCGCGCGCAGGCGAGGCCGGCCGCGGTTTCGCGGTCGTTGCCTCCGAAGTGAAGGCGCTGGCCGAGCAGACGGCCAAGGCGACCGATGAGATCGGCCAGCAGGTCTCGGGCATCCAGGCGGCGACGCAGGAGTCGGTCGGAGCCATCCGGGCGATCTCGACCACCATCGAGCGGCTGTCGGAAATCTCGTCGGCGATCGCTGCGGCCGTGGAAGAGCAGGGGGCCGCCACGCAGGAGATCTCGCGCAACGTCCAGCAGGCGTCGGCAGGCACGCAGCAGGTGTCCTCGAACGTCGTCGACGTGCAGCGTGGCGCGACCGAGACCGGAACGGCCTCCACGCACGTGCTGGCCGCGGCGCAGTCGCTGGCCTCGGACAGCGACCGCCTCAAGCGCGAGGTCGCGACGTTCCTGGAGTCGGTGCGGGCGGCCTGA